The proteins below are encoded in one region of Enhydrobacter sp.:
- a CDS encoding arsenate reductase ArsC, with the protein MKDGLPGSLLFACTHNAVRSPMAEALARRLYGQAAYIESVGVHRSDLDRFAAAVLDEIGIDSQAYRSKSFDDIEPSSFDLIVSLSPEAHHSALEFTRSTATDVEYWPIPDPSVVEGTRETRLDAYRGVRDMILTRLKVRFGVPSGPTL; encoded by the coding sequence ATGAAGGACGGCCTCCCGGGCAGTCTGCTGTTCGCCTGTACGCACAATGCCGTTCGCTCGCCGATGGCGGAGGCGCTGGCACGTCGTCTCTACGGTCAGGCAGCCTATATCGAGTCGGTCGGAGTCCATCGCAGCGACCTCGATCGCTTCGCGGCGGCCGTGCTGGACGAGATCGGCATCGACAGCCAGGCCTATCGCAGCAAGAGCTTCGACGATATCGAGCCCAGCTCGTTCGACCTGATCGTGAGTCTCTCGCCGGAAGCCCACCACAGCGCGCTCGAGTTCACCCGCAGCACGGCGACCGACGTCGAGTACTGGCCGATTCCCGATCCGAGCGTCGTCGAGGGGACCCGCGAGACTCGGCTCGACGCCTATCGCGGCGTGCGCGACATGATCCTCACCCGCCTCAAGGTAAGATTTGGCGTTCCGTCGGGGCCGACACTTTAG
- a CDS encoding DUF805 domain-containing protein: MAGLLFGFEGRIGRGPFWLGQIVVLLLVWLYATYVDRLLAAWMPGSIFMGSAVALIFALPIIWVQTAITIKRCHDRGKTGFWSMLLLLPIVGQIWLVVDCGLLPAPPAARRRERTVGLRDPTAG, encoded by the coding sequence ATGGCAGGGCTGCTTTTCGGCTTCGAAGGCCGGATCGGGCGCGGTCCGTTCTGGCTCGGCCAGATCGTGGTCCTGCTGCTCGTCTGGCTGTATGCGACCTATGTCGACCGCCTGCTCGCAGCCTGGATGCCGGGCAGCATCTTCATGGGCTCGGCCGTCGCCCTGATCTTCGCCCTGCCGATCATCTGGGTGCAGACGGCGATCACGATCAAGCGTTGTCACGACCGCGGCAAGACAGGATTCTGGTCGATGCTTCTGCTGCTGCCCATCGTCGGCCAGATCTGGCTGGTGGTCGATTGCGGGCTGCTGCCTGCACCGCCCGCCGCGCGGCGGCGTGAACGGACCGTCGGCCTGCGCGATCCAACTGCCGGCTGA